From Pirellulales bacterium:
CGGCGTTCTTGGCCAGCGGCGAGGCTTCGACGCCCACCTCCGCCCGACGCAGCGCCTCGATGAACAGCGATCGGGCAAACGACGCCGGTTCGCCCACCTCGTGAATGCGCAGCATCGGCTTGCGGTCGGCCGCAATCTGCCCGCGAATGACCAGCGAACGCTCGTCGGGCGACTCCACCACGATCTTCGTCTCGCCCTCGGCCGGGGCGGTGCGTACCTGAGCGTCGACGCACAAGCTCGTCGTAGTCGGCCGGCACGTCACGCTTGCCGGCGAAGCCGCCGTGCCAGGGGCGATCACGATGTCGATCAGATTGTCGTTCACGACAATCGGCGTCACCAGTGAGGGGCCGCTGCCCGAACTCTTCGCGTGCTCAAACAGCCGGTCGTCGATGAGCACGTCGCCCTGGATGTGCCGGACGCCCGAGGCATGCACCTGCTGCGCCAGCTCGTTCAAGCCTGCCAACGGATCGGCCGTCGTCAGCTCCGCGCCGTCGCCGTAAATGTGATCGCTGTGCGTGTAGGCGATCTCGCCGTTGGCCCCTTTTCGACCGCCCAAGTTCGGATCGCCGCTGGCCACAAGAATCAGGTCGCCCGACAAGACGCCCTGAGCGTCGATTTCGCCGCGGGCATAGACCGGAGTTTCAAAGCGGTAGTCGGCGCCGAACGCGTCGAGCGCGGCGGCGACGGAGAACAGCTTCGTGACCGATGCCGGAGCAAACATCTTGTCGGGCGACCGCTCATACAACACCTCGCCCGATTTGAGATCGGCGACGAGAATGCCCCAATGACCGTCTTTATACGCGCCGCGATCGACAAAGGTTTCAATCTGGCGCGTCAGCGGCTCGCCGGCCAGCGACCAACGGCCCAACAGAAAAACCCCACAACAAAGCACCCAGACGCGCGGCAGCATGATTACCATCTCGCTTTCAGAAAAACGGCTCTGCGGCGAGTATACTTCACGCGGCCGAGAATGAGACGTTTTGGCGCGAGGAAAAGCGGTGGCTGGGGCAGAGCTCGGCCGCGTGAAGTAAAGAAGCAGGGCAGATCGGCCTGCGATTTGCAGCGCCTTTCTAGCGGTTTGCGCACCAAGATTACTTACCAGGGAGGTGGATCATGTTCCAAAGAGCACGTGCCATGATAACGGGGCTGGGAATTGGGGCCGGTTGGATGTATTTTTTCGACCCGCAGGCCGGCAAGCGGCGACGCGCCCTGGTGCGCGACCAGACCTTCGCCGCCCTGAACGACGCGGCCTGCTGGTTCGACAAAGCGCTGCGTGACGCCGCGCACAGAATGGAGGGCACCGTGGCCGCCGTTCAAGGAATGCTCGACTTCAGCATCCCCTCCGATCAGCAACTCAGCGAGCGCGTGCGGGCCTGCTTAGGACACGTCGCCTCGCACCCGCGGCTGATCGAAGTCCAGGCCAATCAGGGAGGTATAACGCTGGCCGGGCATGCACCCGCCGACGAACTCGAAAACATCGTCTCCTGCGTGGCGGGAGTGCGCGGAGTGCGGTCGGTCGATAACCAACTCGACACACAACTGGGTCCGGATGTAACGCACGACGGGCAACGTCGCCGACGCATTCAGCCCTCGATGGACCTGATGCGCGAGAGTTGGGCGCCGTCCACCCGCTTGATCGCGGGCAGCGCGGGCACGGTGCTGATGCTCAACTGCCTGGCCCGACGCACGCCGGGAGCGGTGTTGATGGGCACGCTCGGGTTTGGCCTGTTCATCCGCGCCGTCGGCAACCGCGACGTCGGCGAACTGATCGAAGAAGGCACGGCCGCGGCGCAG
This genomic window contains:
- the dacB gene encoding D-alanyl-D-alanine carboxypeptidase/D-alanyl-D-alanine-endopeptidase, whose amino-acid sequence is MLPRVWVLCCGVFLLGRWSLAGEPLTRQIETFVDRGAYKDGHWGILVADLKSGEVLYERSPDKMFAPASVTKLFSVAAALDAFGADYRFETPVYARGEIDAQGVLSGDLILVASGDPNLGGRKGANGEIAYTHSDHIYGDGAELTTADPLAGLNELAQQVHASGVRHIQGDVLIDDRLFEHAKSSGSGPSLVTPIVVNDNLIDIVIAPGTAASPASVTCRPTTTSLCVDAQVRTAPAEGETKIVVESPDERSLVIRGQIAADRKPMLRIHEVGEPASFARSLFIEALRRAEVGVEASPLAKNADGRLPEREHYPKLRRVARLTSSPFSEAAQLILKVSHNLHASMLPLLLAAKHGERTLDEGLRHERDFLTTAGVDVDTISFGGAAGGAAADFVTPRATVALLRHMASRPGFAEFERALPVLGHDGTLAHAVAADSPVRGKVRAKTGTLFWNDRMNGGAILTSKALAGYMTAASGRRLAFAVFVNNLHTKTADDRERLGKALGELCRIVYQNDE
- a CDS encoding BON domain-containing protein, with the protein product MFQRARAMITGLGIGAGWMYFFDPQAGKRRRALVRDQTFAALNDAACWFDKALRDAAHRMEGTVAAVQGMLDFSIPSDQQLSERVRACLGHVASHPRLIEVQANQGGITLAGHAPADELENIVSCVAGVRGVRSVDNQLDTQLGPDVTHDGQRRRRIQPSMDLMRESWAPSTRLIAGSAGTVLMLNCLARRTPGAVLMGTLGFGLFIRAVGNRDVGELIEEGTAAAQPMMGKVQGIGRRTAARATR